From Spirosoma aerolatum, one genomic window encodes:
- a CDS encoding redox-active disulfide protein 2, with protein sequence MKGQKIEEMSNEALLKHKKTTEIATGMLAGMLLALLVMVVFLATKKGLNATSIGLGVIPFAFMPILFLNWNNLKAIKKELNSRQNIV encoded by the coding sequence ATGAAAGGCCAGAAAATCGAAGAGATGAGCAATGAGGCTTTGCTCAAACACAAAAAAACAACAGAAATCGCAACGGGTATGTTGGCTGGGATGCTTTTAGCACTGCTGGTTATGGTCGTGTTTCTGGCAACAAAAAAAGGACTCAATGCAACGAGCATAGGTCTGGGCGTGATTCCTTTTGCATTTATGCCCATCCTATTTCTAAACTGGAATAATTTAAAAGCAATAAAAAAAGAACTCAACTCCAGACAAAACATAGTGTGA
- a CDS encoding PAS domain S-box protein, whose amino-acid sequence MRWSAKTKDELVAEIQRLHHERDGQVLTDAQPLLDVRQTVDQLNLVGLTIQRDGTLSYANPYTYRVTAWQPDDIIGQNFFDVLIPPADRAKLEIDFEDSLVKDSFPDLREITLLARSGALRSVQINSVITNSKDGHVDSFTVIGEDVTNKRRVASALSNTNAQLQDLVDNTSDLIQLLTLDGKFIFVNRAWREVLGYNSEEISALNLRDVLHPDYAESTLGLLKRIQEGDKLPYVETVFRSKSGKTLFLSGSVNCRFDNGRPTTFRCILHDTTGKIRAEKSQKLYYSIANWTINTPNLGELYHKIHEELGNIIDARNFFIALYDSTKTYLSFPYYVDEYFGSTMRFTKRKLGNGIIEYTIRANKPLFLYERDIRQLADQHNIDLYGQQQPQVMLTAPLRIGDEITGIIGVKSYDDAQTYGPRDLELLEFISGQVALAIARKQSEARLDNQNARLNAIFDSSTYLIWSVNKALQLTSFNKNYARLIEYQEKVIPANRANIPNLGWRMIGDENLKRLEERYRQAFHGHPQNFELHFTTDRGETFFEFHLNPILLAGGVIEEVSGIARNITNRRQAEIATRQSEEKFRGIFENLQDIYARVDRKGCITMISPSVFKRMGYTPDEVLGHEISQFFIDKTAIRRAMFKLARNRSLRNFEASMRRKDGSERQYMFNMLMLNDDPSTGSVVAVLARDITELKRQSAELEKAKDEAERSLKVKEQFLANMSHEIRTPMNGIIGMIDLLNDTQLDEEQRSYVKTVKRSSETLLNILNDILDLSKIEAGKMVLHEAPIAFREIFEKLIALFGQQANSKNNQLTYKLAPDLPTFVIADQTRLLQILSNLTSNAIKFTENGTIEVEASLVSKRGKFNRIRVGVKDSGIGISPQNINLLFNSFSQVDTSSRKSFGGTGLGLAISKELAHLMKGEVGVESTVGMGSTFWFIIELKETAISPTQQTTEVAEIALANFFSTYHPDVLLVDDNAVNRKVASEILRKAGCVVTTADSGPAAIQAVTERAESNHSLAPFDVIFMDIQMPDMDGVETTRRLREQFGKSLPTVVAMTAYSMKEDRERFISQGLDDYIAKPIRAQSLVAKVKEISDANRAKTTALPEPVKPVVIAPQPTLPIIDQEIVGQLRDIGGQDLVDSIMEEFVTEATELVNGSLSAYSLGDIPTVKGHLHTLKGSAGTIGVVRVADIARTAEGKLKVNDTSGLSDALQALEKAFHEFLDELKK is encoded by the coding sequence ATGCGCTGGTCTGCAAAAACTAAAGATGAGTTAGTAGCTGAAATCCAACGGCTCCACCATGAGCGCGATGGTCAGGTACTAACCGACGCCCAACCCCTACTCGATGTCCGACAGACGGTTGACCAACTCAATCTGGTAGGCCTGACCATCCAGCGTGATGGAACCCTTAGCTATGCCAATCCGTATACGTACCGGGTAACGGCCTGGCAACCGGACGACATCATCGGGCAAAACTTCTTCGATGTTCTGATTCCGCCTGCCGATCGGGCAAAACTCGAAATCGATTTTGAGGATTCACTCGTAAAAGACAGCTTTCCTGATCTTCGCGAAATTACCCTGCTGGCCCGTAGTGGTGCGCTTCGCAGTGTACAGATCAACTCGGTCATTACCAACAGTAAAGATGGCCACGTCGATTCATTTACCGTAATCGGCGAAGACGTTACTAACAAACGACGCGTAGCCTCGGCCCTATCCAATACCAACGCACAATTGCAGGATCTGGTCGATAACACCTCCGACCTCATTCAGCTACTAACGCTCGATGGCAAATTCATTTTTGTGAACCGCGCCTGGCGTGAGGTTCTGGGCTACAACTCCGAAGAGATTTCGGCCCTCAACCTGCGTGATGTGCTCCATCCCGACTACGCAGAAAGTACTCTCGGCCTGCTCAAACGAATTCAGGAAGGCGACAAGTTGCCTTATGTCGAAACCGTTTTTCGGAGTAAATCGGGCAAAACGCTCTTCCTGTCAGGAAGTGTCAACTGCCGGTTCGACAATGGCCGCCCAACAACATTTCGCTGTATTCTGCACGATACAACCGGCAAAATCCGCGCCGAAAAATCACAGAAACTTTACTACAGCATTGCCAACTGGACGATCAATACCCCTAACCTCGGAGAGCTTTACCATAAGATCCACGAAGAGCTGGGGAACATCATCGATGCCCGGAACTTTTTCATTGCGCTCTACGACTCGACCAAAACCTATTTGTCCTTTCCGTATTACGTCGATGAGTATTTCGGTAGCACCATGCGGTTCACAAAACGGAAACTGGGCAATGGCATTATTGAGTATACGATTCGGGCCAATAAACCTTTGTTCCTATATGAGCGTGACATTCGCCAGCTAGCCGATCAGCACAACATCGATCTGTATGGTCAGCAACAACCCCAGGTTATGCTGACGGCTCCTCTTCGGATTGGCGATGAGATTACGGGGATTATTGGGGTGAAATCGTACGACGATGCCCAAACCTACGGCCCCCGCGATCTGGAACTGCTGGAATTCATTTCGGGGCAGGTAGCGCTGGCCATTGCCCGGAAGCAGTCGGAAGCCCGGCTCGACAATCAAAACGCCCGTTTGAACGCCATTTTCGACAGTAGTACCTACCTGATCTGGTCGGTCAACAAAGCGCTCCAACTGACTTCGTTCAATAAAAACTACGCCCGGCTCATTGAGTATCAGGAGAAAGTAATTCCGGCCAACAGGGCCAATATACCTAACCTGGGCTGGCGTATGATTGGCGACGAAAACCTGAAACGACTTGAGGAACGCTACCGACAGGCTTTTCATGGACATCCGCAAAACTTCGAACTGCATTTCACCACCGATCGGGGCGAAACGTTTTTTGAGTTTCATCTCAACCCAATTTTACTGGCGGGCGGAGTTATCGAAGAAGTATCGGGCATTGCGCGGAATATTACCAACCGTCGACAGGCCGAAATTGCGACCCGCCAGAGTGAAGAGAAATTCCGGGGTATTTTCGAAAACCTCCAGGACATCTATGCCCGTGTCGACCGGAAAGGCTGCATCACCATGATCAGCCCGTCGGTATTCAAACGTATGGGTTACACGCCCGACGAAGTACTGGGGCATGAAATCAGCCAGTTCTTTATCGATAAGACAGCCATTCGCCGGGCCATGTTCAAACTGGCCCGAAACCGAAGCCTTCGGAATTTTGAAGCCAGTATGCGTCGGAAAGACGGCAGCGAACGACAGTATATGTTCAACATGTTGATGCTCAACGACGACCCCAGTACGGGTTCGGTGGTGGCTGTACTGGCTCGTGATATTACCGAATTAAAACGGCAGTCGGCCGAACTGGAAAAGGCCAAAGACGAAGCTGAGCGTTCGTTAAAGGTTAAGGAGCAGTTTCTGGCCAATATGAGCCACGAAATCCGGACACCCATGAACGGAATCATCGGCATGATCGACCTGCTGAACGACACCCAGCTGGATGAAGAACAGCGTAGTTATGTGAAAACCGTCAAACGGTCGTCGGAAACTCTGCTCAATATCCTGAACGACATTCTGGACCTGTCGAAAATCGAAGCTGGAAAAATGGTGCTCCACGAAGCGCCGATTGCCTTCAGGGAGATTTTCGAGAAGTTGATTGCGCTTTTTGGGCAGCAGGCCAACTCAAAAAACAATCAGTTGACATACAAACTGGCTCCAGACCTGCCCACGTTTGTTATTGCCGACCAGACGCGTCTGTTGCAAATTTTGTCGAACCTGACGTCCAACGCCATCAAATTCACTGAAAATGGCACCATCGAAGTCGAAGCGTCGCTGGTCAGTAAACGGGGCAAATTCAACCGGATTCGGGTGGGTGTCAAAGACTCGGGCATTGGCATTTCACCCCAGAATATCAATCTGTTATTCAACTCCTTTAGTCAGGTCGACACCTCATCGCGGAAGTCGTTTGGGGGCACCGGACTCGGACTGGCTATTTCTAAGGAGTTGGCGCACCTGATGAAAGGGGAAGTGGGGGTAGAATCGACCGTTGGTATGGGCAGTACGTTCTGGTTCATCATTGAGCTTAAAGAAACGGCCATCAGCCCAACGCAGCAAACGACCGAGGTAGCCGAAATTGCCCTGGCCAACTTCTTCAGCACCTACCATCCGGATGTACTCCTGGTCGACGATAATGCCGTAAACCGCAAAGTGGCCAGCGAAATCCTACGAAAAGCAGGCTGTGTCGTCACCACTGCCGACAGCGGGCCAGCCGCCATTCAGGCCGTGACGGAACGAGCCGAAAGCAACCATTCATTGGCTCCCTTCGATGTCATTTTCATGGACATTCAGATGCCGGATATGGATGGAGTTGAAACCACCCGTCGACTTCGCGAACAGTTTGGAAAATCCCTGCCTACGGTTGTGGCCATGACCGCCTACTCGATGAAGGAAGACCGGGAACGCTTTATCAGCCAGGGCCTCGACGACTACATTGCCAAGCCAATCCGTGCACAGAGCCTGGTAGCCAAAGTGAAAGAGATTTCGGATGCTAACCGGGCCAAAACCACCGCCCTTCCCGAACCTGTCAAGCCCGTTGTAATAGCCCCGCAGCCAACGCTGCCCATTATTGACCAGGAAATCGTGGGACAGCTTCGTGACATTGGCGGACAGGATTTGGTGGACAGCATCATGGAGGAGTTTGTGACCGAGGCTACAGAGCTGGTCAATGGTTCGCTATCAGCCTATTCTCTGGGCGATATTCCGACGGTAAAAGGTCATCTGCATACGTTGAAAGGTAGTGCCGGAACCATCGGTGTAGTCCGTGTAGCCGATATTGCCCGAACCGCCGAAGGGAAGCTCAAAGTAAATGATACTAGTGGCCTGTCGGATGCGCTACAGGCGTTGGAAAAGGCTTTTCATGAGTTTCTGGATGAGTTAAAAAAGTAA
- a CDS encoding ClpXP adapter SpxH family protein, translating to MDNTIINPLLCDVESGMCELPGSDAETKTDLAAQAKQSVSIIYFTDPICSTCWGIEPQLRKLKLEYGHSFDIEYRMGGLLPDWSYNSGGISKPSDVAPHWDEVSLYYDMPIDGDVWLEDPLSSSYPASIAFKAAQLQGEKKALLFLREIREMVFLQKKNIATWENLEAATRKVGLTVETFTADYNGQAQELFQQDLALARQVGVRGFPTLFFVGQTGNQEKVYGYKPYADFENAIRKQLPLVSKSIIKTDWQNLFATYNTLTSREFAELSGMDRNEVDSYLQKLSEAGYLRKLTSKNGPLWIRQ from the coding sequence ATGGACAATACGATCATTAATCCACTTTTATGCGATGTCGAATCAGGTATGTGTGAATTGCCCGGTTCTGATGCAGAAACCAAAACGGATTTGGCTGCGCAGGCTAAACAGTCCGTCAGCATAATTTATTTCACCGATCCTATCTGCTCTACGTGCTGGGGAATTGAACCGCAGTTGCGTAAACTCAAGTTAGAATATGGGCATAGTTTTGACATAGAATACCGCATGGGTGGGTTATTGCCCGACTGGAGTTACAACAGTGGTGGAATAAGTAAACCATCCGATGTGGCGCCCCACTGGGATGAGGTGAGCCTATACTATGATATGCCCATTGATGGGGATGTTTGGCTGGAAGACCCTCTATCGTCGTCCTACCCGGCGTCGATTGCCTTTAAAGCCGCTCAGTTGCAGGGTGAGAAGAAAGCATTGCTATTCCTTCGGGAGATTCGCGAAATGGTTTTCCTGCAAAAAAAGAATATTGCCACGTGGGAGAATTTGGAAGCTGCAACCAGGAAAGTAGGTTTGACTGTGGAAACATTTACTGCCGACTACAACGGGCAGGCGCAGGAACTGTTTCAGCAGGATCTGGCTTTGGCTCGGCAAGTAGGCGTTAGAGGATTTCCAACCCTGTTTTTTGTGGGCCAGACTGGCAATCAGGAAAAAGTATATGGATATAAACCGTATGCCGATTTTGAGAACGCCATTCGCAAACAACTCCCCTTGGTTTCTAAATCAATCATTAAAACAGATTGGCAAAATTTGTTTGCTACCTACAACACCTTGACCTCCCGTGAATTTGCTGAATTATCGGGAATGGATCGAAATGAAGTGGATAGTTATCTGCAAAAATTGTCGGAAGCCGGGTATCTCAGAAAATTAACGTCTAAAAACGGCCCATTATGGATTAGGCAGTAA
- a CDS encoding winged helix-turn-helix transcriptional regulator, protein MQKVETSCPAEELLKRLSGKLKPQIFQLAMHSPLRFNTLLREIEGANKQSLSLALKELTDDGYLTKEVIKVKPLHIEYTLSEHGKALIPVFQQLERLH, encoded by the coding sequence ATGCAAAAAGTTGAAACGAGTTGTCCAGCCGAAGAGCTATTGAAGCGACTTTCTGGCAAGCTAAAACCACAAATTTTTCAATTAGCGATGCATAGTCCATTACGATTCAATACGTTGCTACGCGAAATCGAAGGTGCGAACAAACAGTCTCTTTCCCTGGCTTTAAAAGAATTGACGGACGATGGTTACCTGACTAAAGAAGTGATCAAAGTAAAGCCTCTCCATATTGAATATACGCTCTCCGAACACGGGAAAGCGTTGATCCCGGTCTTTCAGCAATTAGAGAGATTACACTAA